In Nocardioides luti, the DNA window AAGATCTCGCGGGCGAACTTCTGGCCGACCTGGCGGGCGAGGTACGCCGACCCGAACCCGCCGTCGAAGGACCCGACGTCCGCGTCGGTCTGCTTGAAGCGCGCGTGCTCGGCGCTGGCGAGGGTCAGGTCGCTGACGACGTGCAGGCTGTGCCCGCCGCCGGCGGCCCAGCCGGGCACGACGGCGATCACGATCTTGGGCATGAAGCGGATCAGCCGCTGGCACTCGAGGATGTGCAGCCGGCCGAGCTTCGCCTTGTCGATCGGGTTCGGCGCGGCGCCGGCGTCGACGTGCCCGTCGGTCTCGTACTGGTAGCCCGCGCGGCCGCGGATCCGCTGGTCGCCGCCGGTGCAGAAGGCCCACTTGCCGTTCTTGTCGCTCGGGCCGTTGCCGGTGAGCAGGACGCAGCCGACGTCGCTGGAGATCCGGGCGTGCTCGAGGACGCGCAGCAGCTCGTCCACGGTGTGCGGGCGGAAGGCGTTGAGGATGTCGGGTCGGTCGAAGGCGATCCGGACGGTGCCGTGCTCGCGGGCGCGGTGGTAGGTCAGGTCGGTCAGGTCCTCGAAGCCGGGGACGTCGTCCCACGCCTCCGCGTCGAAGATCTCGGAGACTCCCTCGATGGCACTCATGGCGCCCAAGGTAGTGGTCGCGACGGGCCCGGCCCGCCAGGGGCACTGGAATCCCGCCGGGCCCCGTGGTGTTCTGGGGGGCATGGCACTCCAAGGAACCTACGTCCCCAGCAAGACCCAGTGGGTCCGCGACAACGTGGCCGAGTACGAAGCGACCGACGGCGAGCAGGGCTACGAGCTCAACGGCTACCCGGTCGTCGTCATCACCTCGGTGGGCGCGAAGTCGGGCAACCTGCGCAAGAACCCCGTGATGCGCGTCGAGCGCGACGGCGCCTACGTCGCGATCGCCTCCAAGGGCGGCGCCGACGAGCACCCCGAGTGGTTCCACAACTTCGTGGCGAACCCCGAGGTCGACCTCCAGGACAAGGCCGAGAAGCACACCTACCGCGCCCGGCGCGTCGAGGGCGAGGAGCGCGCGGAGTGGTGGGAGTACGCCGTCGCCACGTGGCCGACGTACGGCGAGTACCAGAAGAAGACCGAGCGCGAGATCCCCGTGTTCGTGCTCGAGCGCGTCTGAGCGCCCGGTCCGCCGGATCGACCACGGAAAGTAAAGAACTGTGACACCTTCCGGGCATGATCACTCCCCGCCGTCAGCTGTCCACGCTCGCCCTCGCGACCGCCGCCCTCGCCGTCACCTTCTCCAGCGTCGCCGCCCCGGCGGACGCCGCCGGCCGTCACTTCGGTGACGTCGCGACGTACTACAAGGCGACGATCCAGTCGTGCAAGACCTCGATCGAGGACGGCACCAAGTGGCGCATCTTCATGCGCCTCGACAACACGGCCAACCGCCCGGCCCTCAAGCGCTCGGGCTCGGTCATCGTGGTCAAGAACGGTGAGACCACCGACCGTCGCATCGACACGCCGTACATCCCGGGCCGCAAGGTCTCGAAGGTGAAGTCGATCGACGTGAAGAAGGGCGACGCCTGGTCGCTCGCCATGGGCGTCGGGGCGGGCCAGATGGGTGATGGCGGCCCCGTCGACTTCAGCGACCTGCGCCACTGCTGAGACACGACCGGCCCGCATGACCGGAGCCGGGCTGCGACGCCGGCTCCGGTCATCGGCGAGACCTCACGCGAGCTCGCTCGTTGGTCCTGCATGCGACGACCGTCACTGCTCCCGTCCGTGCTGACCTCCGGCCTGCTCGCCGCCCTCGTCCTGGCGGGCGGACCGGCCTCGGCCGGGCCCGACCCGTCGAGCCCGGAGTACACCGCTCGCGACACGCAGAACATCGCCGACGCCTACGGGCGCGTGACCGAGGGTCAGCTGCAGAACCCGGCGTACCTCCCGGCGCTGGTGCAGGCGTCGACGCAGCGCCACGTCGACCAGCTGCTCGCACAGGCGGCCGCGCCGAACCGGCCGGCGATCACGCCGGGCAACCTCTTCCCGGGGTGGAACGTCGGCAACCCGCTGCGGGCCGGCTGGGACGGCACCCGCGGACTGTCGCGGAAGGTCGCCTTCACGAACAGGTACGGCGCGCTCCTGCGCGGGCACGTCTACCGCCCGAAGCCCGGCGCCCGCGATCCCTACACCGGCCGGAAGCTGACCGGGCCGTTCCCCGGCGTGGTGCTGACCGAGGGCTCGGTGCAGGGCTCGGAGGGCATGTACGAGTGGCTCGCGCAGGACCTCGCCGAGCGCGGGTACGTCGTGCTGACCTACGACGTCCAGGGCCAGGGGACCAGCGAGACGCTGCCCCACCAGGACGGGCCGGTCGACACGAACGCGCTGCCGTTCTGCAACCCCTTCGCCGCCCCCGAGGACGGCGAGTCGTCCGGCTGCCCCGGCGTGCCCTCGCAGCAGCTGTCCAACTTCGTGGTCGGCACCCGCAACGCCCTGTCGTTCTTCACCTCGACCCCGGACCAGCACTACCGCAACCCCGGTGCGGGCGACACGGCCGTGTCGGCGTACAACCCGTTCTGGCGGCAGTTCGACCGCTCCCCCGACCCGCACCCCGCGACGCCGGGCCGCACCAGCCGGATCGCGATCATCGGCCACTCGATGGGCGCGGCGGCGGTGTCGAAGGTGCAGGGCACCGACGACCGCGTCGCCGCCGTCGTGGCGCTCGACAAGCTCACCGGCCCGGGCTCGGACGGCCCGCTCGACGGGTCCGGCAACACGCCGGTCGTGCCGGCCCTCGCGGTGCAGTCGGAGTACGGCTTCACCGTGTCGCCGTGGTACCTCAGCGGCGGCTCCTCGCTCAACCCCACCCCCTCGCCGGAGGGTCCGGACCCGATGCGCGAGCGCCGGACCGGGTACGACGCGTGGCGCGCCGCCGGCGTCGACTCGATGCTCGTGGTGCCGCGGGCCTCGACCCACCTGGAGTACACCGACATCCCGCTCGTGCTGCCCGCCAGCCGCTACGGCCAGGACCTCACCAGCGTCTACGTCCAGCGCTGGCTGGACCGCTACCTCAAGCACCGCGACAACACCGACAGCCTGCTGGGGCGCTCGTTCCGCTACCTCGAGCCGACCGGCGACGGCCAGTGGTCGCCGGTGCGGCTGCACCGCGACCGGCTGCTGAGCTTCTACTACTGCTCCGCCTACGGGCTCGCGACCGACGGCGGCACCCGCGCGAGCGGGGACGTCACCGACGTCGGCTGCTGACCAGACCGCCCGCACGATCGGGGGTGAAGTCCCCCGCCGCACGCCGCGGCGGCGGCAGGATGACCGCGTGACCGTCCCGCCGGCTGCCGGCGTACGCCGCTCGGCGCTGGCCGAGCCCCTCGTCGATCCCTCGACACGGTGGGTGGCGGCGCTGACGCTGGCCAGCATCGGGCTGTGGGCCGGCTTCTTCGGGCCGATCCAGGTGCTGCTCGCGCAGCAGGCCGAGGCGATCTCCGCGACCGACAAGAAGGAGATCCTCTCGGTCGTGCTGGGCCTCGGTGCCCTCACCTCGGTTGTCTGCAACCCGCTCTTCGGCGCCTTCTCGGACCGCACCACGCTGGTCCGCGGCCGCCGCCTGCCGTGGATCGCCGGCGGCGCGCTCGGCGGCGCACTCTCGCTGCTGGTGCTCGCCTCGGCGGACGGCGTGGTCGTGATGGCGATCGGCTGGTGCGGCGTGCAGGCGACCCTCAACGCGATGCTCGCCGCGGTCACCGCCACCATCCCCGACCAGGTGCCCGTCGGATCGCGCGGCCGGGTCGGCGGCATCCTCGCGATCGCCCAGACCCTCGGCGTGGTCGGCGGCACCGGCATCGCGTCGGCCAGCGGCAGCATCGCGCTCGGGTACGCCGTCACGGCGCTCGTCCTGGTGCTGAGCGCCGTGCCGTACTGCCTCGGGTCGCAGGACGTGCCGCTTGCCGCCGACGAGCGGCCGGGGCCCTTCGCGTGGGGTCCGTTCGTCCGGTCGTTCTGGGTCTCGCCCTCGGCGTACCCCGACTTCGCCTGGGCCTGGCTGACCCGCTTCCTGGTCAACCTCGGCAACGCGCTCGGTCTGCTCTACCTCCTGTACTACCTGCAGGACGTGGTCGGGGTGTCGAAGGACGACGCGCCCGGCCGGGTGTTCGTGCTGACCGCGATCTACGCCGCCACGCTGGTGCTGACCACCGTCGTCTTCGGGATCTGGAGCGACCGCACCGGCCGGCGCAAGGTGTTCGTGATCTGGTCCGGCGTGGTCGCTGCCCTGGCCGCGCTGCTGCTCGCGGTCGGGCAGACCTGGGCGACCGCCGTGGTCGCGGCCGCGGTGATGGGGTGCGGGTTCGGGATCTACACCTCCGTCGACTTCGCGCTCATCACCCAGGTGCTGCCCGGGGCCGTCGACCGCGCCAAGGACCTCGGCGTCATCAACATCGCCAACGCGCTGCCCCAGGTGGTCGCCTCCTTCGTCGCGACCCTCGTCCTGCAGGCCGTCGAGGCGGCCGGCGGCTCCGTCGAGACGGGAGGCGACGGGTTCTCGACCGGCTACTGCCTGCTCTACCTGACCGCCTTCGCCGTCGCCCTGCTCGGCTCGGTCTTCGTCACCCGGATCCGGTCGGTGCCCTGACCCTCCTGCCGAGTCGGCGCATCTGCAGACGCCGAGGGGGTCGAGTCGGCGCTACTGCAGGGAAAAGTTGCTGGTCGGCGCACTGACGGGCAGAAGTTTCTGCAGATGCGCCGACTCGGCGATGCTCCGGCCTGCAGATGCGCCGACTCGGCGATGCTCCGGCCTGCAGATGCGCCGACTCGGCGGGTCAGCCGGCGCGCGAGATCGACATGGCGAGCGCGGCCAGGTGGCCGAGGCGGGCCAGCTCGCTGTCGAGGAACTCCGGACCGCCGCGGCGGCCGATCACGACGGTCTCGTGCTTGTTGAGGCGGGCGCCGCAGTGGACGTTGTCGTCGCCGGTCTCGAGGCGGGCGGCCTTGCCGCCGCCGAGGCGGGGGAAGGCGAGCTCCTCGGGGGCCGCGTCGGTGGCGTGCACGACGCCGCCGGTGTCGTGGACGCGGGCCGCCCAGTCGGCGCGGAAGGTGATCGGCAGCAGGTCGACGAGGCGGTCGAGCGCGCCCTCGGGGTCGGCCGTCAGCTCCTCGACGGCCTCGAGGTCGAGGAAGAGGTTGCCGCCGGCGGCGTACCTGCTGATCCAGACGACCCGGACGCCGTCGAGCGCGTTGCAGGCGGACACGATCGAGTCGGGCATGGTGCCGGGCGCGACCTCGAGCAGGACGTCGTCGACCGCGACGTGGTCGTCGTGACGCTTCTCGACGATCTCGATCGCCTCGATGTCGCCGCCGGACTCACCGATCGCGCTCGCGACGCGGCCCAGCGAACCGGGTACGTCGGGCAGCTCGACGCGCAGCAGGAAGGGCATGGGTGACTCCAGTCGTCTCGTCCTCGACCCTAACGGCCGCGCGTTGCGGCGACGTTTCCGTGGTCAGGGTGTGGTCAGCGCCCGGTCAGCGCACGGCGAGCCGCTGCCGCAGCCCGGTCGCCCGCTGGGCCCGGGTGCCGACGGCGGCGCGCACGGCGGCCTCGGTGCCGACCACCCGGACGTGGTGCTGGGCGCGGGTCACCGCGGTGTAGAACAGCTCGCGGGTCAACAGCCGGGACCCGGCGTCGGGCAGCAGCACCGTCACCCGGGAGGCCTGGCTGCCCTGGGCCTTGTGGATCGTCATCGCGTGCATGGTGTCGACGGCGTCGAGTCGGCCGGGGGCGAACTCGTGCAGCCCGCCGGAGCCGGAGATCACCGCGCGCAGCCCCTTGGTGGCGCTCAGCACCGCGGCCCCGGTCTCGCCGTTGTAGATCTCGAGCGCGTAGTCGTTGCTGGTGACCAGGACGGGACGGCCGACGTACCACTCGGACCAGATCTCCTGGCCGGTCTCCTCGGCGAGCCAGTGCTCGACCTGGCGGTTCCAGTGGCGTACGCCGTGGGGTCCCTCGCGATGGGCGCAGAGCAGCCGGTGGTCGTCGAGCGCGGCGACGACGCCGGCGCGGTCGTCGACCTCGGCCGCGGCGCGGATCGCCAGCGCGCTCGCCAGGCAGTCCGCGCGCAGGACGCCGGCCGGCTCGTCGGTCTCGACGTACTCGACCTCGGCCGACGGCGTCCGCAGGGCGGCCAGCACCTCGTCGGCGTCCCCGTCCCGCAGCGCCTCGGCGAGCGCCTTGATGTCCTCGGTGGAGCGGAAGTTCTCGGTGAGCGACACGACCGGCGACGCGGGGTCGCCGTCGTAGCCGGCCACGAGGTCGGACAGCACCGCGCCGGCGCCGACCGAGGTGAGCTGGCGCGGGTCGCCGACCAGCACCAGGCGGGCCTGCGGCCGGACGGCCTCGAGCAGGCGGGCCATCATCGTCAGCTCGACCATGGAGGACTCGTCGACGACGACGAGGTCGTACTTCAGGCGGTTGCCGCGGTCGTGCCGGAAGCGGGTGGTGTTGTCGGCGCGCCAGCCGAGCAGCCGGTGCAGGGTCATCGCCTCGACCCGCCCGACACGGTCGCGGTCCTCGGGGGCGAGCACGGCGAGCTCCTGCTCGACCGCCTCCTGCAGCCGCGCCGCGGCCTTGCCGGTGGGCGCGGTCAGCGCGACCGACAGCCGTTCCCCGCGGGCGGCCGCCTGGTCGGCGAGCAGCGCCAGCAGCCGGGCCACCGTCGTGGTCTTGCCGGTGCCGGGGCCGCCGGTCAGCACGGTCGTCCACTGGCGCACGGCGCGGACCGCCGCCGCGCGCTGCTCGTCGCTGAGCCGACCGGCGCGGATCCGCTCGACGGCGGCGGCCAGCGCGGCCTCGTCGACCTCCGGCGCCGGCTGGGCGGTCCGGGCCCGCAGGTCGTCGCAGACCTGGGTCTCGAGCCGGTGGTAGCGGTCGAGGTAGAGCAGGCCGTCCTCGAGGCGCAGCGCACCGGCCGCGACCAGCGGCGAGGCGGCGAGCGCGGCGCGCCAGGCCGCGG includes these proteins:
- a CDS encoding 1,4-dihydroxy-2-naphthoyl-CoA synthase, with product MSAIEGVSEIFDAEAWDDVPGFEDLTDLTYHRAREHGTVRIAFDRPDILNAFRPHTVDELLRVLEHARISSDVGCVLLTGNGPSDKNGKWAFCTGGDQRIRGRAGYQYETDGHVDAGAAPNPIDKAKLGRLHILECQRLIRFMPKIVIAVVPGWAAGGGHSLHVVSDLTLASAEHARFKQTDADVGSFDGGFGSAYLARQVGQKFAREIFFLGDEYDAEDAFRMGMVNRVVPHAELERVALDWGRKINGKSPTAQRMLKYSFNLIDDGLVGQQLFAGETTRLAYMTDEAAEGRDQFLEKREPDWSPFPWYY
- a CDS encoding nitroreductase family deazaflavin-dependent oxidoreductase yields the protein MALQGTYVPSKTQWVRDNVAEYEATDGEQGYELNGYPVVVITSVGAKSGNLRKNPVMRVERDGAYVAIASKGGADEHPEWFHNFVANPEVDLQDKAEKHTYRARRVEGEERAEWWEYAVATWPTYGEYQKKTEREIPVFVLERV
- a CDS encoding alpha/beta hydrolase translates to MRRPSLLPSVLTSGLLAALVLAGGPASAGPDPSSPEYTARDTQNIADAYGRVTEGQLQNPAYLPALVQASTQRHVDQLLAQAAAPNRPAITPGNLFPGWNVGNPLRAGWDGTRGLSRKVAFTNRYGALLRGHVYRPKPGARDPYTGRKLTGPFPGVVLTEGSVQGSEGMYEWLAQDLAERGYVVLTYDVQGQGTSETLPHQDGPVDTNALPFCNPFAAPEDGESSGCPGVPSQQLSNFVVGTRNALSFFTSTPDQHYRNPGAGDTAVSAYNPFWRQFDRSPDPHPATPGRTSRIAIIGHSMGAAAVSKVQGTDDRVAAVVALDKLTGPGSDGPLDGSGNTPVVPALAVQSEYGFTVSPWYLSGGSSLNPTPSPEGPDPMRERRTGYDAWRAAGVDSMLVVPRASTHLEYTDIPLVLPASRYGQDLTSVYVQRWLDRYLKHRDNTDSLLGRSFRYLEPTGDGQWSPVRLHRDRLLSFYYCSAYGLATDGGTRASGDVTDVGC
- a CDS encoding MFS transporter — encoded protein: MTVPPAAGVRRSALAEPLVDPSTRWVAALTLASIGLWAGFFGPIQVLLAQQAEAISATDKKEILSVVLGLGALTSVVCNPLFGAFSDRTTLVRGRRLPWIAGGALGGALSLLVLASADGVVVMAIGWCGVQATLNAMLAAVTATIPDQVPVGSRGRVGGILAIAQTLGVVGGTGIASASGSIALGYAVTALVLVLSAVPYCLGSQDVPLAADERPGPFAWGPFVRSFWVSPSAYPDFAWAWLTRFLVNLGNALGLLYLLYYLQDVVGVSKDDAPGRVFVLTAIYAATLVLTTVVFGIWSDRTGRRKVFVIWSGVVAALAALLLAVGQTWATAVVAAAVMGCGFGIYTSVDFALITQVLPGAVDRAKDLGVINIANALPQVVASFVATLVLQAVEAAGGSVETGGDGFSTGYCLLYLTAFAVALLGSVFVTRIRSVP
- a CDS encoding ACT domain-containing protein, whose translation is MPFLLRVELPDVPGSLGRVASAIGESGGDIEAIEIVEKRHDDHVAVDDVLLEVAPGTMPDSIVSACNALDGVRVVWISRYAAGGNLFLDLEAVEELTADPEGALDRLVDLLPITFRADWAARVHDTGGVVHATDAAPEELAFPRLGGGKAARLETGDDNVHCGARLNKHETVVIGRRGGPEFLDSELARLGHLAALAMSISRAG
- the recD gene encoding exodeoxyribonuclease V subunit alpha, with translation MTELFEPVGDHDWRLVAGVSGLPAAFNAAGVLAASDVHVAQRVGDLGGEPDASVLLWVALAVRAVRHGSVCLDLDTVAELAPELAWPEPAAWRAALAASPLVAAGALRLEDGLLYLDRYHRLETQVCDDLRARTAQPAPEVDEAALAAAVERIRAGRLSDEQRAAAVRAVRQWTTVLTGGPGTGKTTTVARLLALLADQAAARGERLSVALTAPTGKAAARLQEAVEQELAVLAPEDRDRVGRVEAMTLHRLLGWRADNTTRFRHDRGNRLKYDLVVVDESSMVELTMMARLLEAVRPQARLVLVGDPRQLTSVGAGAVLSDLVAGYDGDPASPVVSLTENFRSTEDIKALAEALRDGDADEVLAALRTPSAEVEYVETDEPAGVLRADCLASALAIRAAAEVDDRAGVVAALDDHRLLCAHREGPHGVRHWNRQVEHWLAEETGQEIWSEWYVGRPVLVTSNDYALEIYNGETGAAVLSATKGLRAVISGSGGLHEFAPGRLDAVDTMHAMTIHKAQGSQASRVTVLLPDAGSRLLTRELFYTAVTRAQHHVRVVGTEAAVRAAVGTRAQRATGLRQRLAVR